From the genome of Longimicrobiaceae bacterium:
CCGCCCCGCGACGCCGCCCACCTTCTCCCGCCGCGCAACCAAAAGCCGCTCCATCGCGCTCCGCAGCCCGGCGGACGCGGCGTCGACGGCCGACCGCTCCACGGCGATGCGCTCGTGCACGGCGGACGCGAGACGATCCCCAAGCTCCGCCACCTGCCGCCGCACGTGCGTCCCGTCCGGCACCGCAGCCTCGGCCGCGGCGGACGGCGTCGGCG
Proteins encoded in this window:
- a CDS encoding exodeoxyribonuclease VII large subunit, which encodes PTPSAAAEAAVPDGTHVRRQVAELGDRLASAVHERIAVERSAVDAASAGLRSAMERLLVARREKVGGVAGRLHALSPLAALSRGFAVPLADGGRVLRSAAEFGPGAAFALRVADGTVPCRVDGAPTLDTERR